GACAAATGATCAATTGAAAAAATATCGCCAACAATTGGGGAGATAATCGTGCAGAAAGTGCAACCCATGATCAGATTAGTAATTTATGACTTTTACTGACATTGGGTTTACTTATATAGTGAATTAAAGAGCGAAAACTATTCCACATTTTCCAGGGAACActgatagagaaagagagagctttAGGCCACCAACACCCAGATTTAAAAGATTTGAGAAGTACAAAACATTGAAACAGTGTAAGTTAATGAGGCATTAATTCAAGGGGGACGCTAAGgaatagtttgacttttttgattaGGATTAGATGTTCAGATTGATACAACTCTTCTGTCTGTacggtaaatatgaagctacatcCATCAGCCttttagcctagcttagcataaagactcgAAACTGGTGGAACAGCCAGCCTGGCTCCATCCATTTTGCTTATCTCCTCTAAAGTTTACTGTCTATCTATCCTGTTTCTTCAATGTGTACAGAAGTGTAAAAAGTAGAATTTGGAGTTCTGTGTTGCACTATTTCTTGGCAGGGAGCAGTGATTTGCTGCAGTCTTGTCATCAGTCTTGCTGCTCCTGTTGTTGCAGCCTCATTAGTGGAGGACTCACTCTTCTATCAATGAACTCACTGTGTTGTAGTtcacattttaagtgtttgattTCTGCCATCTGTAATGTCAGCAAGCCAGAGGTCAAAccgaggtcagaggtcaacccGACTCCTGTTCACCCACCAGAGGCTGACCCAGTTGCCAGTGACGCCCCAGCCGGCAGCCCGCCCGCCTCTGAACCGCCAGCAATAAACTCTGATTCGGACCCTGCCGCCGCTTGCGCGCCTCAGATCGATTCAACCACTAACAGTGATACTTCCAACATGGCTGACGACGACAGCAAGTTCCTCTTCTTGGACAATGACTTCCGTAACAGCGGGGTGGCGCAAGCTGATTGGGCAGCCAAGAAGATGGTGTGGATACCGTCGGAGAGGGAGGGTTTCGAGGCGGCCAGCATAAAGGAGGAAAAGGGTGATGAGGTAACGGATATACTGCTGATGTCACAacagctcctctgctgtctctgcatGCTAATGTAGTCACGTGACTTTTTACTTACGCTTTTATCCCCCTActgttttttaacactttaatggTTAAATGTTCGGTAACACTAAAGGTTGAATTATCTCcactgaaattaataaaaaataataggcAACATTTAGTATGgctttaaaaatttaaagttattcTAGACAgagtttggatttttgtttgaGGAGTTTTTATGTTACTCAgtattttttatctgttattaCAAAGTTGGTTTATCTGTTTGATGCTTTCTGTCTATTAATTTCTCTATAAAGTAAACTCTCGCCACTTATTGCAAACATACAGAACCTGAAACAAGCTGCttgacatgttttaatttgtAGGTGATGTTATGGAAAAATTcagcacagaaatacacagaGCTTTATTACGGAGTGTGTTTCTGGCTACAGGTGCTGGTGCAGCTCTCCAACGGACAGAAAGTGACGATCAACAAAGATGACATCCAGAAGATGAACCCGCCGAAGTTCAGCAAAGTGGAGGACATGGCCGCCCTCACCTTCCTCAATGAGGCATCTGTCCTCCAAAACCTGCGAGAGAGATACTTCTCCAGTCTGATCTATGTGAgcaacacatgcatgcatgcacacatacacacacacacacacacacacacacacacacacacttgagagGACCTCACATAATGCATTCCCTAGCCCctaatt
This Plectropomus leopardus isolate mb unplaced genomic scaffold, YSFRI_Pleo_2.0 unplaced_scaffold10783, whole genome shotgun sequence DNA region includes the following protein-coding sequences:
- the LOC121963304 gene encoding myosin-11-like; this encodes KPEVKPRSEVNPTPVHPPEADPVASDAPAGSPPASEPPAINSDSDPAAACAPQIDSTTNSDTSNMADDDSKFLFLDNDFRNSGVAQADWAAKKMVWIPSEREGFEAASIKEEKGDEVLVQLSNGQKVTINKDDIQKMNPPKFSKVEDMAALTFLNEASVLQNLRERYFSSLIY